One Ciconia boyciana chromosome 9, ASM3463844v1, whole genome shotgun sequence genomic window carries:
- the IRF8 gene encoding interferon regulatory factor 8 yields MCDRNGGRRLRQWLIEQIDSELYPGLIWENEEKTMFRIPWKHAGKQDYNQEVDASIFKAWAVFKGKFKEGDKAEPATWKTRLRCALNKSPDFEEVTDRSQLDISEPYKVYRIVPEEEQKCKAGIANGSSLTDVTEMDCSSSAIDDLIKEPPSVDEYLGIIKRSPSPPQETCRNPLIPDWWVQQPSPALPLMNGYSGYEQHHSGYSQMVISFYYGGRLVGHITTSCTEGCRISLSQPSSHGEKLYAPDALEHVQFPSADAIQNDRQKQITRKLFGHLERGVLLHSNKQGIFIKRLCQGRVFWSGNTMVYKDRPNKLDRDEVVKIFDTNLFFRELQQFYNNQGRFPDSRVMLCFGEEFPDAVPLRCKLVLVQVEQLCVRQVVEEAGKTCSSGPMLPIADETQHDQVYRIFQDICATHQRPLFRENQQIAV; encoded by the exons ATGTGTGACCGCAACGGTGGGCGGCGGCTCCGGCAATGGCTTATCGAGCAGATCGACAGCGAGCTGTACCCTGGGCTCATCTGGGAGAATGAGGAGAAAACCATGTTTCGCATCCCGTGGAAACACGCCGGGAAGCAGGACTACAACCAGGAGGTGGATGCCTCTATTTTCAAG gCCTGGGCTGTTTTCAAAGGCAAGTTCAAAGAAGGTGACAAAGCAGAGCCGGCCACATGGAAGACACGACTGCGCTGTGCCTTGAACAAGAGCCCCGACTTTGAGGAGGTGACAGATAGGTCCCAGCTGGACATCTCTGAGCCCTACAAGGTCTACAGGATCGTGCCggaggaggaacagaaat GCAAAGCGGGCATTGCCAACGGGAGCAGCCTGACTGATGTCACAGAGATGGACTGCAGTTCCTCTGCGATCGATGACCTCATTAAAGAG CCCCCCAGTGTAGATGAATACCTGGGGATCATCAAGAGAAGCCCCTCACCCCCCCAGGAGACCTGCAGAAACCCCCTGATACCTGACTGGTGggtgcagcagcccagccctg CGTTGCCCCTGATGAACGGGTACTCGGGCTACGAGCAGCATCATTCGG GTTACTCCCAGATGGTGATCAGCTTCTACTACGGTGGGAGGCTGGTGGGCCACATCACCACCTCATGCACCGAGGGCTGCCGGATCTCGCTCAGCCAGCCCTCCAGCCACGGCGAGAAGCTGTACGCCCCAGATGCCCTGGAGCACGTGCAGTTCCCCTCAGCTGATGCCATCCAGAATGACCGCCAGAAGCAGATCACCAGGAAGCTCTTTGGGCACCTGGAGAGGGGTGTCCTGCTGCACAGCAACAAGCAGGGCATCTTCATCAAgaggctgtgccagggcagggtcTTCTGGAGCGGGAACACCATGGTCTACAAGGACAGGCCCAACAAACTGGACCGGGATGAGGTGGTGAAGATATTTGACACCAACTTGTTCTTCAGAG agctgcagcagttttACAATAACCAGGGCCGCTTCCCGGACAGCAGAGTCATGCTGTGCTTCGGAGAGGAGTTCCCGGATGCCGTGCCCCTGCGGTGTAAACTCGTCCTTGTCCAG GTGGAGCAGCTGTGTGTGAGGCAGGTGGTGGAGGAGGCTGGGAAGACCTGCAGCAGTGGCCCCATGCTGCCCATAGCTGATGAGACACAGCATGACCAGGTGTACAGGATCTTCCAGGACATCTGTGCAACGCACCAGCGGCCACTCTTCAGAGAAAACCAACAGATTGCTGTCTGA